In Paenibacillus stellifer, the DNA window TGTTCATATGCCGTACCCCCAATGGTTCAAATAGATTGTTCAGAAGTATATTCAAGACCTGTGAGAAACTTTCCTGCTATTATATCACGTATTCTACAACAAGGAAAACACGCGTTAAGAGCATCTGATCGGAGACAAGTTTCATCGGTCATGGATATAATTATGCTCAAAATGCAAATACAAAATAAATATGAAAAATGAACTCGACCACCCTCTCGCAGCTCAGATTAACAGGCCTGAGTTGTCGGTCTAATGCCAATACTACCCCTTTTGCCTGCCGGTCGTCAAACGGTTCATACAAATGGAGCGCAAGTTCGTCATCGTGCCGGTTCTCCCGTTATTTTCGTTTCCACGTCGGTTGGGGATCTTCACGTTCCCATCCCTCCAGGATGACGGCGGTTTCCGGGGGATCTCCGGGCCGCCAAGCAATATAATGCCCGTCAGCCAGTTCCTGAAGCGCAGCTCTAATCTGTTCGGGCCTGCGGCTGGATTTGCGCTTGAGCTGCCTCATTGGCGGTACTGCACCAAAATGCTGGCGGTGATAATACATAATACGCAGGATCTTGCGGGCATTATCCGACAGCATGTCTCTTGGTTACCGAACGCCAGGTGAGAATACTCACTGCCAGGAAGACGCGGGATTCGCCTGTGGCCAGACAAGTTGCCCGGATGCGGCCGCCTTGCACTCGCTTGACCTCTATTATACGCTGAGTGATTTTTCCTGCTTGATCTAAATACACCATTTCCACAGTCTGGCCTGTGTGCATATGCATAGTACCCCACCCCAAACTAGAACATTTGTTTGTATTATATGCGAACTTACGTGCTTTATTCAATGTATAATAATCCCTCACGGCATAAAATGTATTCAGATTCATAACAATGTTTTACTTCTGATGTTCAAGAAATATAAATAAAAATATAATATAAAACAGTATTTTTTTATTGTTTTTCGATAAATCACATGCTAAAATCATAATCAACTTTAACAAGTGAGGAGCATTTGTATGAAACGAGAAACACTTTTTCTGAAGATTGCTGTGTTTCTTATGGGAGTTCCAATTCTTGCTTTATGTGTATTAGGGATACCTTCCATAGTTAAAGAAACTGCAGAACGCTATCCGGGATATTGGCTATACCCCCTATTAATCATCTTGTATGGATCGGCGATACCGTTCTTTGCAGCATTGATTCAGGCTTTTAAACTTTTAAGCTATATTGACAAGAACAATGCTTTCTCCGAGTTATCCGTAAGGGCTTTGAAAATTATTAAATACTGTGCATTTATAATCAGTATCTTGTTTACGGCAAGCCTGCCGTTTTTATATTTCATAGCGGATGAAGACGACGCTCCTGGTCTAATCGTAATCGGATTGGTCATTATTTTTGCTTCCATTGTGGTTGCGGTGTTTGCCGCCGTTCTTCAAAAGCTGTTAAACAATGCCATCGACATCAAATCTGAAAATGATTTAACGGTCTGAGGTGAAGACAATGGCGATTATCATTAATATTGACGTGATGCTGGCGAAGCGGAAAATGAGCGTTACCGAGCTTTCGGAGAAGGTTGGAATTACGATGGCTAATCTTTCTATCCTGAAAAATGGCAAAGCCAAAGCGATCCGTTTATCCACCTTAGAGGCGATATGCAAGGCTCTGGAATGCCAGCCTGGAGATCTTTTGGAGTACCGAAGCGATGAAGAGACTCTTTAAGCAGAGGCTGAGCATTTACAGAAGCGCCTTAGGGAGCGTAAAATGAGGGCACTAATACAGTTGGTTCGTTTTGGCCGTGAGCAGGCCTTGTCCTGTTTGTTTCCGGTTGTTATTTTCGCCTCTTTGGCAATTACAAAAATCCTGCCGCTTCCCTTCCTGCCACGGTATGACTGGCTGCTAATCATTTGCCTGCTGATGCAGTGGCTGATGGTGTATTCCGGGCTTGAGACAAGAGATGAGCTTAAGGTGATCACTTTGTTCCATCTAATCGGACTTGCGCTTGAGCTGTTCAAAGTACATATGGGCTCCTGGTCTTATCCGGAGGAGGGGTATTTTAAAATTGGCGGAGTACCATTGTACAGCGGATTCATGTACGCAAGTGTGGCAAGCTATCTGTGCCAGGCATGGAGGAGGTTTGAGGTTGAACTGGTCAAGTGGCCGCGGTTCTGGGTCGTTGTAGTTCTTGCAGCTGCGATCTATTTGAATTTTTTCACCCATCATTACTGGATTGATGTCCGCTGGTGGTTGTCAGGGCTTGTACTGATCCTGTTCTGGCAATCATGGGTTACATACAAGGTGGGCGGAACCCGTTACCGTATGCCGCTTGCGCTTTCTTTTGGACTTATTGGATTTTTTATATGGATCGCCGAAAATATCGCAACATTCTTTGGAGCCTGGCAATACCCGAATCAGAGAGAAGCCTGGAGTCTCGTTCATCTGGGAAAGGTGAGCTCCTGGCTGTTATTAGTGATTGTCAGTTTCCTTATAGTAGCGACGTTAAAGCAGGTTAAGGGAAAAATTCCGCCAGAATCGAAATCCTAATCTTCTCTAAAAAGGCTGGGTTGATGTCATGACATTTAAAAAAGTAAAATTGTTAGTTCCAAAAGACTCCGGAATCGGATGGACCCTTAATTTACGCCATCCTTTCACTTGGCTCGTTCTCGCTGCTCTGTTTGTAATCGCGGTGATGCGTTCCTTTTTTATCAAGTAATCGTGGAGAAAATGAAGCGCCCCGCTGACCTATCAAGGTTAGTGGGGCGTATTTATAAGGGTTATCCCATTGAAGCTGCTATTATGTCCCGGATCTTGGCAAAATTCACGGAAAAGTCTGTCCCGCCGCCAACGTCGATCCAGTGTATGTCCTTCATGTGGCGGAACCAGGAGAGCTGCCGCTTGGCAAAGCGCCGGGTATCTCTCTTTAGCAGTGTAACCGCCTCTTCGCAGGTCATTTCGCCCTCGAGATAAGCGGCGATCTCCTTGTAGCCCAGTCCCTGCATGGATACGAGATTTCGGCTGCATCCGCGTTCCATTAGAGCTTTCACCTCGTCAACAAGCCCATCCGCCAACATTTCATCGATCCGTTCTTCAATACGCTGATACAGCATTTGACGGTCCATTGTCAGACCGATCAGACAGAGGTCGTAAGGCGACTCCGGCTTGACGGCTGCAGGAGACTGGGAGAGCGGAGTATTCGTCTGCCGGAAAATCTCAAGCGCCCGGATAATCCGCCGGCGATCGTTCGGATGAAGCCTTTCAGCGCTTTCCGGATCAACCTCGGCCAGCCTTGCGTGCAGCGCAAACGCCCCATGCTCCTCGGCGAACCGGTCCATTTCGCTGCGGAACGCCTCGTCCGCCACCGCCTCCGAGAAGCGGAAGCCGTAGCATAGCGATTCGATGTACAGCCCCGTCCCTCCAACGATGAACGGCAGCCTGCCTCTTGCGCTGATTTCACCGATCAGCCTGCGCCCCTCGGCCTGAAATTCGGCGACTGAATACGGCTCAGTCGGGTCCAGAACATCAATCAGATGATGAGGAATCCCTTCCATCTCCTCCGGCTTGATTTTGGCCGTGCCGATATCCATCCCGCGGTACACCTGCATGGAATCACCGGAGATGATTTCGGCATGGAGTGCGGAGGCGAGGCTGAGGCTGAGCCGCGTCTTGCCGACTGCGGTCGGACCCAGCAGCACAAGCAGCTTCGGTTTAGCTTCGGTTGTCAATGGCGATCACCCCGTACGATGTTTTAT includes these proteins:
- the miaA gene encoding tRNA (adenosine(37)-N6)-dimethylallyltransferase MiaA, with product MTTEAKPKLLVLLGPTAVGKTRLSLSLASALHAEIISGDSMQVYRGMDIGTAKIKPEEMEGIPHHLIDVLDPTEPYSVAEFQAEGRRLIGEISARGRLPFIVGGTGLYIESLCYGFRFSEAVADEAFRSEMDRFAEEHGAFALHARLAEVDPESAERLHPNDRRRIIRALEIFRQTNTPLSQSPAAVKPESPYDLCLIGLTMDRQMLYQRIEERIDEMLADGLVDEVKALMERGCSRNLVSMQGLGYKEIAAYLEGEMTCEEAVTLLKRDTRRFAKRQLSWFRHMKDIHWIDVGGGTDFSVNFAKIRDIIAASMG
- a CDS encoding DUF817 domain-containing protein, whose translation is MRALIQLVRFGREQALSCLFPVVIFASLAITKILPLPFLPRYDWLLIICLLMQWLMVYSGLETRDELKVITLFHLIGLALELFKVHMGSWSYPEEGYFKIGGVPLYSGFMYASVASYLCQAWRRFEVELVKWPRFWVVVVLAAAIYLNFFTHHYWIDVRWWLSGLVLILFWQSWVTYKVGGTRYRMPLALSFGLIGFFIWIAENIATFFGAWQYPNQREAWSLVHLGKVSSWLLLVIVSFLIVATLKQVKGKIPPESKS
- a CDS encoding DUF5808 domain-containing protein, which gives rise to MTFKKVKLLVPKDSGIGWTLNLRHPFTWLVLAALFVIAVMRSFFIK
- a CDS encoding helix-turn-helix domain-containing protein; amino-acid sequence: MAIIINIDVMLAKRKMSVTELSEKVGITMANLSILKNGKAKAIRLSTLEAICKALECQPGDLLEYRSDEETL
- a CDS encoding DUF2975 domain-containing protein, with the protein product MKRETLFLKIAVFLMGVPILALCVLGIPSIVKETAERYPGYWLYPLLIILYGSAIPFFAALIQAFKLLSYIDKNNAFSELSVRALKIIKYCAFIISILFTASLPFLYFIADEDDAPGLIVIGLVIIFASIVVAVFAAVLQKLLNNAIDIKSENDLTV